A window of the Brumimicrobium sp. genome harbors these coding sequences:
- the nadC gene encoding carboxylating nicotinate-nucleotide diphosphorylase — protein MIDEIIELAFKEDLGDGDHSSLSCVPEEAQGKAKLLVKDNGILAGVEFAQQLFHYYDPELKVNIYKKDGEYVKFGDIAFEVEGASRSILATERLILNFMQRMSGIATLTHEIVQLIQGTNAKLLDTRKTTPGIRALEKWAVRIGGGHNHRMGLYDMIMLKDNHIDYAGGIENAIRRANQYRKDRKLAIKIEIEVRDENELKQVLALPEVDRIMLDNFTPEQIKKVIHSIPSHIETEASGGITKENIRAYAETGINFISSGALTHSVKSLDLSLKAVYL, from the coding sequence ATGATTGATGAAATAATAGAATTAGCATTTAAAGAGGACTTAGGAGATGGAGATCATTCTTCTTTATCTTGCGTTCCAGAAGAAGCACAAGGAAAAGCTAAGTTATTAGTAAAGGATAATGGGATATTGGCTGGAGTAGAATTCGCTCAACAACTATTTCACTACTACGATCCTGAACTAAAAGTTAATATCTATAAGAAAGACGGTGAATATGTAAAATTTGGAGATATCGCCTTTGAAGTAGAAGGTGCTTCTCGTTCTATTCTCGCGACAGAAAGATTAATCCTCAATTTCATGCAACGCATGAGTGGTATTGCTACTCTAACACACGAAATCGTACAACTTATCCAAGGAACCAACGCTAAATTATTAGATACCCGTAAAACAACCCCAGGAATACGTGCATTAGAAAAATGGGCTGTACGGATAGGCGGAGGACACAATCATCGTATGGGTCTTTACGACATGATTATGCTCAAGGATAATCACATTGATTATGCGGGTGGTATTGAAAATGCTATTCGGAGAGCAAATCAATACAGAAAAGATCGTAAGCTAGCTATTAAAATTGAAATTGAAGTTAGGGATGAAAATGAATTAAAACAAGTATTAGCACTGCCTGAAGTTGACAGAATTATGCTTGACAATTTCACTCCTGAACAAATTAAGAAAGTAATTCATTCTATTCCATCTCACATCGAAACAGAAGCATCTGGTGGAATTACCAAAGAAAATATCCGGGCATACGCAGAAACAGGAATTAATTTTATTTCCTCAGGCGCACTTACCCATTCGGTGAAATCTCTAGATCTTAGTCTAAAAGCTGTTTATTTATAA
- a CDS encoding NADH:flavin oxidoreductase/NADH oxidase has product MSHLFSPYTIKSITFKNRIVTSPMCMFSAVDGYTNDWHFVHYGTRAIGGSGTVIVEATAVTAQGRIASGDLGIYKEEHVPGLKRIANFISENGAVPGIQLAHAGRKGSTWISGRDRGVLSKQKDGWDVISPSAIKFDSDMPLPIEMTLSDIQEVQEAFAIGAKRALEAGFQLIEIHSAHGYLLNQFLSPISNQREDEYGGSIENRARMLLETVQEVKQVWPSDLPISVRISATDWVDEGWGIDDSIWLTHRLAEVGVDIIDVSTGGTLPHVKIPVGPGYQLPFASQIKRSNGNKLAVATVGMITTAEQAESILVNGDADFIVMARELLRNPYFPLEAAQKLRENIDYPKQYEQAYPKKK; this is encoded by the coding sequence ATGTCACATTTATTCTCGCCTTATACAATCAAGTCAATTACATTTAAAAATCGAATCGTCACTTCTCCTATGTGTATGTTTTCTGCTGTGGATGGATACACCAATGATTGGCATTTCGTACATTACGGCACAAGAGCTATTGGAGGTTCCGGAACAGTTATTGTCGAAGCAACAGCTGTTACTGCACAAGGTAGAATTGCTAGTGGAGATTTGGGGATATATAAGGAGGAGCATGTTCCAGGGCTAAAACGTATTGCAAATTTTATAAGTGAGAATGGGGCAGTGCCAGGAATTCAATTAGCACATGCAGGAAGAAAGGGGAGCACTTGGATATCAGGAAGAGATAGAGGAGTGCTTTCCAAACAAAAAGATGGATGGGATGTAATTTCTCCTTCTGCTATAAAGTTTGATTCAGATATGCCATTGCCTATTGAAATGACTCTGTCTGATATACAAGAAGTCCAAGAGGCATTTGCGATAGGGGCAAAGCGTGCATTAGAAGCTGGCTTTCAGTTGATAGAAATACACAGTGCTCACGGATATCTCTTGAACCAATTCTTGTCTCCCATTAGTAATCAAAGAGAGGATGAATATGGTGGAAGTATAGAAAATCGTGCACGCATGTTATTGGAGACCGTTCAAGAGGTGAAGCAGGTATGGCCATCTGATTTACCCATATCAGTGCGTATCTCTGCTACAGACTGGGTAGATGAAGGTTGGGGTATCGATGATTCTATATGGTTGACTCACAGATTAGCTGAAGTTGGAGTAGATATTATAGATGTTTCGACGGGAGGAACCTTACCTCATGTGAAGATCCCTGTTGGCCCTGGGTATCAACTTCCTTTTGCAAGTCAGATTAAACGTTCAAATGGAAATAAATTAGCTGTTGCGACAGTTGGAATGATTACAACAGCAGAGCAAGCTGAGTCTATTCTGGTTAATGGTGATGCAGATTTCATTGTTATGGCTAGAGAGTTATTAAGGAATCCATATTTTCCATTAGAAGCAGCTCAAAAACTTCGAGAAAATATTGATTATCCGAAACAGTATGAACAGGCTTATCCCAAGAAAAAATAG
- a CDS encoding DUF5723 family protein has protein sequence MRRKILLYLLGINSLLFITTKKVNAQNYLGVINSNYAGIMGADLQPASIVDSRFIVDVNLFSFSFEAFQNAKYFDPSALPKRNWPYSLRKDTKWMDDKNLYEKYFHNYQDYNSPLAKPAGAYVNFQLDILNFMFHINRKIALGFSSKLRVINNIDNVHPKVLKLAEEELDYEQLWHTDINGSLLSQNALAWMEYGINYAQVVMDKDEHFLKIGGRLKFNQGIFSSYINAGDLSFNLHDKKLAADIKGRASFGYSDNFTKFVGGDDDDGFSLNNFFKMTSKIGVGGDLGVVYEWRPKWKDYKYDMDGKINLWRRDRNAYELRVGVSLLDLGGMRFTKADKSRDFTVDAKNVDLKIFDGTNDLKKFGEVIDSLIANDPQWKASEDTAQTYYMHTPTTLSFQVDYHIWNDFYVNATAFINVNNKKNPHNVRNATRFSITPSYDFRWFGIGIPISYGPYSKFMFGLGLRLGPLTIGVPDFRTLIPFGKVNGAGIYAGLRVPIPYGHPSDRDGDNVSDKKDVCPDVPGVWDFLGCPDTDGDGIPDSEDDCPMTPGLKEFNGCPDTDGDGIPDKNDDCPDVAGLPQFNGCPDTDGDGIPDKDDKCPEEAGLAEFNGCPDTDGDGIPDYEDACPDVPGPKEYDGCPDTDGDGILDFLDECPHEPGPKENNGCPWKDTDGDGVLDKDDKCPNIPGPKENDGCPYTDTDGDGVPDKDDKCPETPGPKENDGCPIIEKEVEEVLQTAFDNLEFETGKAIIRPSSFPSLLDLAEVLKKKEEWNLQISGHTDNVGNSQSNMVLSKKRAEAVRDFLSAQGIDMKRFNVLYFGDTQPIDSNDTPEGRQRNRRVEMTIIFK, from the coding sequence ATGAGAAGAAAAATATTACTATATCTACTAGGAATAAATAGTCTACTTTTTATAACAACAAAAAAAGTTAATGCACAAAACTATTTAGGGGTAATTAATAGCAACTATGCTGGTATCATGGGAGCTGACCTACAACCTGCGTCTATTGTTGATAGTCGATTTATTGTAGATGTTAATCTATTTAGCTTCAGTTTTGAAGCATTTCAAAATGCAAAGTATTTTGACCCTTCAGCCCTTCCAAAAAGAAATTGGCCATATTCCTTGAGAAAGGATACTAAATGGATGGATGACAAAAATCTATATGAGAAATATTTTCATAATTATCAAGATTATAATAGTCCACTTGCAAAACCAGCAGGTGCTTATGTAAACTTCCAATTAGATATATTGAACTTTATGTTCCATATTAATCGAAAAATTGCTTTAGGTTTTTCTTCTAAGCTTCGAGTTATCAATAACATCGATAATGTGCACCCTAAAGTACTCAAATTAGCTGAAGAAGAGTTAGATTATGAACAACTTTGGCATACAGATATCAATGGCTCTTTACTTTCCCAGAATGCTTTGGCTTGGATGGAATATGGTATCAACTATGCACAGGTTGTAATGGATAAGGATGAGCATTTCTTAAAAATAGGAGGGCGATTAAAGTTTAATCAAGGAATCTTCTCTTCTTACATCAATGCAGGGGATTTATCTTTTAATTTACACGATAAAAAGTTAGCTGCCGATATCAAAGGAAGAGCAAGTTTTGGCTATTCTGATAACTTTACCAAGTTTGTCGGAGGGGATGACGACGACGGTTTCTCTCTTAATAATTTCTTTAAAATGACTTCTAAAATTGGTGTAGGAGGAGATTTAGGAGTTGTCTATGAATGGCGCCCAAAATGGAAAGATTATAAGTATGATATGGATGGAAAAATAAATCTATGGAGAAGGGATCGCAATGCCTATGAGTTACGTGTAGGAGTTTCTTTATTAGATTTAGGTGGAATGAGATTTACCAAGGCAGATAAGAGTCGAGATTTTACAGTAGATGCAAAAAATGTAGATTTAAAAATATTTGATGGCACAAATGATCTTAAAAAATTTGGAGAAGTTATAGACAGTTTAATAGCAAATGATCCACAATGGAAAGCAAGTGAAGACACTGCACAGACCTATTATATGCATACTCCAACTACATTAAGTTTTCAAGTAGATTATCATATTTGGAATGATTTCTATGTAAATGCAACAGCGTTTATCAATGTGAATAATAAGAAAAATCCACACAATGTTAGAAATGCAACCCGTTTCTCTATCACTCCTTCTTATGATTTTAGATGGTTCGGTATAGGAATCCCTATTTCATACGGCCCATATAGCAAATTCATGTTTGGTTTAGGTCTGAGATTAGGTCCATTAACTATTGGAGTTCCTGATTTTAGGACGTTAATACCATTTGGAAAAGTTAACGGAGCTGGTATTTATGCTGGTTTACGTGTACCAATTCCTTATGGACATCCTAGTGACAGAGATGGAGATAATGTTTCGGATAAGAAAGACGTATGTCCAGATGTGCCAGGTGTATGGGACTTTTTGGGATGCCCAGATACAGATGGGGATGGCATTCCTGATTCTGAAGATGATTGTCCAATGACTCCAGGATTAAAAGAATTCAATGGTTGTCCCGATACAGATGGGGATGGTATTCCGGATAAGAATGACGATTGTCCAGATGTGGCTGGTTTACCACAATTCAACGGTTGCCCAGATACAGACGGAGATGGCATTCCTGATAAAGATGATAAATGTCCTGAAGAAGCTGGTTTAGCGGAATTTAATGGCTGTCCAGATACAGATGGAGATGGTATCCCTGACTATGAAGATGCTTGTCCTGATGTTCCTGGACCAAAAGAATACGATGGCTGTCCAGATACAGATGGAGATGGCATACTTGATTTCTTAGATGAGTGTCCACACGAACCAGGACCAAAAGAAAACAATGGTTGTCCTTGGAAAGATACAGATGGTGACGGTGTATTAGATAAAGACGATAAATGTCCGAATATACCTGGACCAAAGGAAAATGATGGTTGCCCTTATACTGATACCGATGGAGATGGTGTTCCTGATAAAGATGATAAGTGTCCTGAGACTCCTGGACCAAAAGAAAATGATGGATGTCCAATTATCGAAAAAGAAGTAGAGGAAGTGTTACAAACTGCATTTGATAATCTTGAATTTGAAACAGGTAAGGCTATTATTAGGCCTTCATCATTCCCTTCATTACTTGATCTAGCAGAAGTGCTGAAAAAGAAAGAAGAATGGAATCTTCAAATTTCTGGTCACACAGATAATGTAGGTAACTCACAAAGCAACATGGTACTTTCTAAGAAACGTGCCGAAGCTGTACGTGATTTCTTATCAGCTCAAGGAATTGACATGAAGAGATTTAATGTGCTTTACTTTGGAGATACACAACCAATTGATTCAAATGACACGCCTGAAGGCAGACAAAGAAACAGACGTGTGGAAATGACAATTATTTTTAAATAA
- a CDS encoding efflux RND transporter periplasmic adaptor subunit — MKNYIIFFICSFLLISCKSNQESDHTNDSEYTNRLVLTEKQIETIQISYTELDQQTVTQTLKLNGKVEIPPQSLVSVSSPYGAYIKEIHVLPGKRFKKGEILAVIEDNQFIQLQEDYLASKAELERTTSEYNRQKALNESKASSDKDFQQAKANYTALLVQVKGLEQKLISISINPVTVSAESLQRTSNIYAPFDGYVTEIFVNVGKYVSPSDVIFELVNPNDIQLSLTVFEKDWDKVKIGENVIAFTNSNPDMKYDAQIIMVGKNISRDRAIEVLAKFNEYDDNLIPGMYMNANIEIIGDSSYVLPDKSILSYEGKNYVFEKIDAHTFEMIEVQTGLIGNGRTSIKNIDKLKGKEIVLEGAYTLLMELKKGEGGHDH; from the coding sequence ATGAAAAATTACATCATTTTCTTTATATGCTCATTCCTTTTAATAAGCTGTAAATCAAATCAAGAATCTGATCACACCAATGATTCAGAATATACAAATAGACTTGTATTAACTGAAAAACAGATAGAAACCATTCAAATTAGTTATACAGAATTAGATCAACAAACAGTAACACAAACTTTAAAATTGAATGGGAAAGTAGAAATACCACCTCAAAGTTTAGTTTCAGTGAGTAGTCCTTATGGAGCATATATCAAAGAGATTCATGTCTTGCCTGGAAAAAGATTCAAGAAAGGTGAAATCTTAGCTGTAATAGAAGATAATCAATTTATACAGTTACAAGAAGATTATTTAGCAAGCAAAGCTGAACTAGAACGAACCACTTCTGAATATAACCGTCAAAAGGCATTAAATGAGAGTAAAGCAAGTAGTGATAAAGATTTTCAGCAAGCAAAAGCAAATTATACTGCACTCCTGGTTCAAGTTAAGGGATTAGAACAAAAGCTCATATCTATCTCTATTAATCCAGTTACTGTTTCTGCTGAATCTTTGCAAAGAACTAGTAATATTTATGCGCCTTTTGATGGATATGTAACAGAAATTTTTGTGAATGTGGGGAAATATGTATCTCCTTCTGACGTCATTTTTGAATTAGTAAATCCGAACGATATTCAATTGAGTTTAACTGTTTTTGAAAAAGATTGGGACAAAGTAAAAATAGGAGAAAATGTTATCGCTTTTACAAATAGTAACCCCGACATGAAATATGATGCACAGATTATTATGGTAGGAAAAAATATTTCTAGAGATAGAGCAATTGAAGTACTAGCTAAATTTAATGAATATGACGACAACCTAATTCCAGGAATGTACATGAATGCAAATATTGAAATTATTGGAGACTCTTCGTATGTGTTACCTGATAAATCCATTCTATCCTATGAAGGAAAAAATTATGTTTTTGAGAAGATAGATGCGCATACATTTGAAATGATTGAGGTACAAACAGGTCTTATAGGAAATGGTAGAACAAGCATTAAGAATATAGATAAATTAAAAGGAAAAGAGATTGTTTTAGAAGGAGCCTACACCCTACTTATGGAATTAAAGAAAGGAGAAGGAGGGCACGACCATTAG
- a CDS encoding redoxin domain-containing protein: MYRFLFIILFSLYNIAFAQHAITGKFTPKESFHFNLLYQIKPDAIVYNVSSQGDSDGVYITELDKTKEKGVYKLIYGTPMDENFFYIIYNGKDDISFTFDKDKGVQFEDKENKLLADYLKKRSAVYNGFDYYLAQDKIEKKQIDNLIQQYNQMQESFEKEAENTFASLFIKSLYQKLPAHFTTKSEFQKYRADHFFSQFDFSNSFFQASYLPIELSKDFYNNFAINSKEMDGIDAIDQIMLAMNNCTHTFQKKILSELWDELVRREEIKSAIYLANKIIPLAEEENDLHQLAKLRKYVRLAIGAKAPNFFLGDSISPQTKTLYDIKGSNYYILAFWNSKCSHCLQQMPELYWNMKQIPETNFRTIAIGFESDSTTYFKEIEKMPNFTHVMAMFGVRAKFTEDYDVRATPAFFILDSDKHIIYKPKGLEELLEKVNELNLKR, encoded by the coding sequence ATGTATAGATTTTTATTTATTATCTTATTCTCACTGTATAATATCGCATTTGCGCAACATGCTATCACAGGAAAATTTACACCTAAAGAAAGTTTTCATTTTAATTTATTGTATCAAATAAAACCAGATGCCATTGTATATAATGTTTCTAGTCAAGGAGATTCCGATGGGGTATATATTACAGAATTAGATAAAACTAAAGAAAAAGGCGTTTATAAATTGATTTATGGTACTCCGATGGATGAAAACTTCTTTTATATCATATATAATGGAAAAGATGACATCTCATTCACCTTTGACAAAGACAAGGGAGTACAATTTGAGGATAAAGAAAATAAACTTTTGGCTGATTATTTAAAGAAACGGAGCGCTGTTTATAATGGATTCGACTATTATCTTGCTCAAGACAAAATAGAAAAAAAACAAATCGATAATTTAATTCAGCAATACAATCAAATGCAGGAGTCTTTCGAAAAAGAAGCAGAAAATACTTTTGCATCTCTCTTTATAAAATCATTGTATCAGAAGTTGCCAGCACATTTTACCACTAAATCTGAATTTCAAAAATACAGAGCAGATCACTTTTTTTCTCAATTTGATTTTAGCAATTCTTTTTTTCAAGCATCTTACCTACCCATTGAATTATCAAAAGACTTCTACAATAATTTTGCAATTAACTCAAAAGAAATGGATGGCATTGATGCTATTGACCAAATTATGCTTGCCATGAATAATTGTACGCACACATTTCAGAAGAAAATACTGTCTGAATTATGGGATGAATTAGTTAGACGGGAAGAGATAAAATCTGCTATATATCTTGCTAATAAAATTATTCCATTGGCAGAAGAAGAAAATGATTTACATCAACTTGCAAAGTTGAGAAAGTATGTTCGTCTAGCAATTGGGGCTAAAGCTCCTAATTTTTTCTTAGGTGACAGTATCTCTCCACAAACAAAAACGTTATACGACATAAAAGGGTCGAACTATTATATTTTAGCTTTCTGGAACTCAAAATGTTCACATTGTTTACAGCAGATGCCTGAACTATATTGGAATATGAAACAGATCCCCGAAACTAATTTTAGAACTATAGCCATAGGATTCGAATCTGATAGCACCACATATTTTAAAGAAATTGAAAAGATGCCAAACTTCACTCATGTAATGGCTATGTTTGGCGTGCGCGCTAAGTTTACCGAAGATTATGATGTGCGAGCAACTCCTGCCTTTTTTATTCTTGACTCGGATAAACACATCATATATAAGCCAAAAGGATTAGAAGAATTACTCGAAAAGGTAAATGAATTAAACCTGAAACGATAA
- a CDS encoding PaaI family thioesterase, translated as MTPEAIIQRMLEKDAFSQWMQLEVLEIRLGYCKLKMTVSPEMVNGFLIAHGGITYSLSDSALAFASNSYGKQCVSIETSISHTRPVKIGDTLISTCTELHRGKTIGIYEVVIHNQEEKLVALFKGTVHISDREWS; from the coding sequence ATGACACCCGAGGCGATTATTCAAAGAATGTTAGAAAAGGATGCCTTCTCACAATGGATGCAACTGGAAGTTCTTGAAATCCGCCTAGGTTATTGCAAATTAAAAATGACTGTCTCTCCTGAAATGGTCAACGGTTTTCTCATTGCACATGGAGGAATCACCTATAGCTTATCTGATTCTGCATTAGCATTTGCGTCAAACTCTTACGGAAAACAGTGCGTAAGTATAGAAACATCCATTTCCCATACACGTCCAGTAAAAATTGGAGATACATTAATCTCTACATGTACAGAATTACACCGTGGAAAAACGATTGGAATTTATGAGGTAGTGATTCATAACCAAGAGGAAAAACTCGTTGCTTTATTTAAAGGGACTGTTCATATCTCCGATCGTGAATGGTCGTAA